Proteins encoded in a region of the Dreissena polymorpha isolate Duluth1 chromosome 6, UMN_Dpol_1.0, whole genome shotgun sequence genome:
- the LOC127834820 gene encoding uncharacterized protein LOC127834820 translates to MDVQTVSLGDVCTKDEDCSSLTNSYCAKMYECTSGTCACKTGYGSATGQDCIKKLSSYYQYCDSDYYCNGVNQTCTSGKCQCAEWNEWSDLARMCKWQEGELLTESCGPVYSRCFWQSSYGGQCSGVRAGYCGCATGTVLDISYSFVACRKPRLGEHCESSPLCESHFDTKSISDDASNFRPTCQDNVCACPKSHELVSVKGWKLCLSKFDDELVANGEQCKNWSQCQSRFCVKCPGASSGVCMNSTEEVVLESRSSLRMSSIEQIAVMTLILLCNIS, encoded by the exons ATGGACGTGCAAACAG tATCGTTGGGTGACGTGTGTACTAAGGACGAGGACTGCTCGTCTCTGACCAACTCGTACTGCGCCAAAATGTACGAGTGCACGAGCGGGACGTGCGCGTGCAAAACCGGATACGGAAGCGCAACGGGGCAAGACTGCATCA aaaaattaagTAGCTACTATCAATACTGCGACTCTGACTACTACTGCAACGGCGTCAACCAGACGTGCACTTCCGGGAAATGTCAGTGCGCGGAGTGGAACGAATGGAGCGACTTGGCGCGCATGTGCAAATGGCAGGAAGGTGAACTTCTCACGGAGTCCTGTGGACCGGTGTACTCCCGATGCTTCTGGCAGAGCAGTTACG GAGGTCAGTGCAGCGGGGTTAGAGCCGGGTACTGCGGATGTGCCACAGGGACCGTCCTTGACATTTCATACTCGTTTGTCGCCTGCAGAAAAC CTCGACTAGGGGAGCACTGCGAGTCGTCGCCCCTCTGTGAGTCTCATTTCGACACGAAAAGTATCTCCGACGACGCATCCAACTTCCGCCCCACGTGCCAGGACAATGTCTGCGCATGCCCAAAGTCGCACGAGCTCGTGTCCGTCAAAGGATGGAAACTCTGTCTGA GCAAGTTTGACGATGAGTTGGTTGCCAATGGTGAACAGTGCAAGAACTGGAGTCAGTGTCAAAGTCGGTTCTGCGTTAAATGCCCGGGAGCGAGTAGCGGGGTATGCATGAACA GTACCGAAGAGGTAGTTTTGG AGTCACGAAGTTCCTTACGAATGTCAAGTATTGAACAGATCGCAGTCATGACGCTGATTCTCCTATGCAACATTTCATGA